The DNA sequence GATGAAAGAGAAGGGTTTCTTTCGTCAGTCATCGAGGTGAGCTGTTACCACCTCTGTCTATATCCTTAACCGGTCTCCGACGAAGGCTTTAAAACATCAAACTCCTTATGAAGTTCTGACTGGCGACAAACCGAAAGTTGACCACTTTAGAACGTTCAGTTGTCTTGCTTACCCCTTCGTTGACTCTCAGCAATGAAGTAAATTCGATGTAAAGTCACTTCCCTGCATCTTAATTGGATACTGTGATCGATCCAAAGCCTATAAGGTGATGGATCCTGATTCAAAGCGTGTATATGTCAGTTAGAATATTTAGTTTTTTGAGAAGAAGGTATTGGATTGGTCGAAGAATGGTGACTCAACTGCATCAACTTATGTAAAGTCTCATGATACTCACGTGACATCtcttgaagaaaatgaatttgacTCAACACCCTCAACTCAATTCAATGAACAATCAGATTCTTCTCATCAACTATCTACTCTTCTTCCCTGTGAACAAATCCAAGCAGccagagatgaagaaaaagaagctccAGCCAGGTATCGTGAATTAAGAGAGATATACAATTCTTGCTCCTTTGCTTTACTTGCTGTAGATCCTGTCACATATGATGAAGCAGCAAAGAATCAAGAGTGGATTACTGCCATGAATGAAGAACTAGAAGTTATAAAGAGGAATGAAACCTGGGCGTTGGTGGAGCTACCAAATAAGAGGAAGGTGATTGGTCTCAAATcggtttttaaatcaaaactcaatgCAGATGGTTCTCTGTTAAGAAGAAAATCTTGTCTCGTAGCCAAAGGGTTCTCTCAGCGTGAAGGGATAGACTTTGAGGAGATATTCACTCCAGTGGCCCGACTGGAAACTGTGCGTTTGTTTTTGGCCATCAGCGCTCAGAGAGAATGGACTGTTTATCACCTCGATGTTAAAACAACTTTCTTGAATGGAGAACTAAAAGAGGAAGTATTTGTATCACAACCGGAGGGATATGTGATTGAAGGCAGAGAAGATCATGTATATCGACTTCATAAAGCCTTGTATGGCCTACGTAGTGGTGTCAAATGGGTCGTGCCGGCCCGGGCCCGGCACGGCCCGGCACGAGTTGGGCCGTGCTTGGCCCAAGCAcggtgctacagtaccgtgCTCGGGCCAGGCACGGCCCATACCCCGGGCCGTGCTGGGCTAGGAGTTTGCGGCCCGCGGGCCGGGACACGTGCCCGCTGCCCGCTCTGGGTCAACATGGTCCCGACGCCCTAAAtgtaagttttttcttttttaaaattttttttttggtatattttttgttttttagtcaataaagcttttagttctatgtttttaaattttagtatatttttttatattttttagcaattttaggatatttttttatatttttggggtttaaaataaaaaatataaatataatataactggGCCGGGCCACGTGCTGGGCTGACCTTGGTGGTTGGCGGGCCGTGCCTGCCCGAGCACGCATAGTGTATGGGCCGTGTGGGCCCGGGCCGGCCCGTTTGACACAAATGGGCTTGGTACAGCCATATAGATGCTCAGTTTATACAAATGGGCTTTGTGTGAAGCTTGAATGAACCCACTGTTTATAGTAAGAAGCTAGGAGTCACTGAAATTCTTCTACTCTGTctctatgtggatgacataATATACATGGGGTCCTTAGAGAAGATGCTCGATGAATTCAAAAGAGTTATGATGGATACATTCGAGATGACTGATTTGGGGCCTATGGGTTATTTCCTCGGCTTAGAGGTGAGACAATTCAGAGGTTCAGTATTTATATCTCAACCCAAATATGCCATGAGCCTCTTATATAAAGCTGGGATGTTGAATTGCTCACCAGTTACAAATCCTATGAACTCAAACGAGAAATTACACTCAAATGATAACTCTGGTAAAGTAGATGCTCTCAGATACAGAAGGCTCATAGGAGGACTGCTCTACCTCACTCACACTCGACCGGACATTATGCATGCAGTATCAGTAGTTTCTTGTTTCATACAATCTCCAAGCAAGCATCATTTTGGTGCCATTAAGAGAATTCTGCGTTATATTAAAGGGACAGTTACATATGGGATTCACTATGCTAAGAATGAGGAATTTAAACTCATTGGTCACTGAGACAGTGACTGGGGAGGCTCAAAGGATGATCGGAAAAGCACAATGGGGTAGGTGTTCTCGCTGGGATCAGGAGCCGTTGCATGGAGCTCCAAGAAACAACCCATTATTGCACTCTCTAGTACTGAAGCTGAATACATCTCCCTAACGGCTGCTGCTTGTGAGGCTGTGTGGTTGTGCCGATTGCTGTCAGATTTGAATGAAGAACAGACCACCCCGAGCTTAATTCTGTGTGACAATGTATCAGCTATCTCCATTGCAAGGGACCTTGTTTATCATGGTCGCACTAAACATATAGATACGAGGTATCATTTCATCAGAGGTCTTATCAAAGATGGCTCAATTGAAGTCAGACATTGCAGTACTAAGTATCAACTAGCAGATGTATTTACCAAAGCACTGCCAAATTCCAAGTTCATCAAGTTTTGTGAAGATTTGAAAGTCTGTGTATTTTCAGATCAAGAAGAGCATGTTGAAGAATGAGTTGATCTGGATATTAACAACTAACTTAAGACATAAAGAAAGATTACAGTGAAACATGGGAAAAGTAACTGATTGGTCaggctttattttgtttgtctttgGGATTAGTTAACCaatgttttgttgtttatgtttgttgTCTAAGTATGTCTAAATGATGTTGTCTGAACTCTATTATTTCTTGTTAGCTTTGTATTCAGTCATTATGAAGTAAAAACCTAGTAACAAGTGTTCTGCTTCTTCTAGTGTAATTATCATTGAGTTTGTTCAAATCCTATCAACCTCTATATAAGGGTGACCAACACAGCCTTCTGTCAAAGAGTCAAAGAGTTAAAGAATCTATTATCTAATCAAGAAGCTCTAGCAAAGCAAATAATGAAGAGTTTTGAATCTAATGTTGTTCTCTTTTCAAAGGGAAAGGCAAATCCGAAGAATATTCTTGGGggtaagaacaaagaagaagacTTAAGTGCAGAAAAATGTTTCAACTCACAAAGTAAGAGGCCTATCACATGTTTCAAATGTGGGAAGATTGGGcatattaagaaaaattgtGAGGTGAAGCTTGATAAGGCCACTGTCCCATGCATAATAAGTGAAGAAGGTGATCCAATCAAGTGGGAGCATTGCTTTACTGCCGAGTCTATtgaacaaaaatcaactcaagcTTTTATCAATTATGCTGACAACAAGAAAGGAGAGTGGATTATTGATTATGGTTGTTCCACCATGTAACCAAGAATGATACTTTATTTTCAGAGGTGTATAAACATCACGGAGATCAAGTTATTGTCGCTGCTGATAATTCTACTCACCAGGTGGCAAAAGGTGTCGTGACCATCGATGTTGCTGATGATACAAGCACAAAAGTTATCAAATTacatgatgtttatcatattccAGGTTTGACGAAAAATTTAGTTTTAGTTTCTCAAATTACTGATTCTGGATAATATGTATTATTTGGTCCAAAGGATGTGAAGGTTCTTGATAATGTGAAAGAAATATCTGTTGATGTTATTTTTGCTGGTGAGAAGAAaggttttttgtttgttatgtcAGCAGGTGAAGCCTTTGTAAAGAAAACAAGCCAAACTAATAATGCTGCTATCTGGCATGCTACCAATTGTTGCAATTGGTTTCTTCTAAAAAGCATGTAGATGGCATGCCAACTTTGAAGAATGTTTGTGAAGATATGATTTGTCAAGGTTGTCAATATGGCAAATCTCATCATCTTCCTTTCAAAGGTTCATCAAATCAGAGATCTACATTGTTCGAATTGGTTCATACAGATTTGATGGGGCATATGAAAACATCAAGCTATAGCGGGCAACAATATGTTATGGTGTTGGTAAATGATCACTCTAAGTTCACTTgggtaaaatttttgaaacaaaagagTGAAGCACTATCCAAGTATGTGGAGTTCAAAGGTGCCATTGAAAAGGAGTTTGGAAAAAGATAAAATGTCTTCGAAGTGACAATGGTGGAGAATACATGTCAGATGACTTCTTCCAATATTGTGATGACAATAGTATTCCTCATCAAATGACTTGTCCTAACACTCCTCAACCGAATGGAGTTGCAAAAAGAAAGCTTAGCTATCTTGTTTCAATATGTCTTTCATGGCTGCATGACAAGAATCTTCCTCGGGAACTATGGGAGAAGCTATTCAATGTGCATGCTATGTATCTAATAGGTTTCCTTCTTGGCCAGGTACACAAATATCTCCCTTTGAAATTGTATATGGTGAGAAGCCAAATGCTAATTATTTTTGGGTGTTTGGTTCCATTTGCTATGTTTCCTAAATCTAATAGAACCAAACTTAACCCGAAAGCAAATAAGAGTGTATTTGTTGGCTATGATTCTTATAGGAAGGGTTGGAGGTGCATGGACCCAGACACAAAGAAGTTTACTAATTCTAAAGATGTAGTGTTTGATGAAGTATCATCTCTATTTAGTACACCAGAGATATTTTCTCTTGATGATGATCAAGCCAATTTGGTGCTTCTATTCCCTACAACAAATGCATAAGCACCTTGTTTTGAAGAGGCAACAAATACAACCCCAGTTAAGAATGTTACAAGAAGAGAAAATGGTCATCAACAAGCTATGAGAAGGTTAACAAGGGAGAAAAGGcagtgtcacgccccgaacccagctcgcTAGACTCGGtgcgcagacaaacggccgcaaACCCATAGGATGAAAACCCCATaagcctgcaaggcctcaaaacctgattcaGAGCAGCTAACTTATATCAAACCAACTAAGTCACTGGGTTACAGACTCTACAGAGTACATAATACAGAGATATAGAggtccaaaatacaaaatacagaaaTACAGGGATAGACAAGGACAAGAACTCAAAATTTACAACAGGATAAGGCAACACCTACAGATAATCTTTCAAGATCCACGCTGGTCTatcactcttgatctgaaaaggatttaaagaaaatccatgagcttactagcccagtaagtattCCAGAAATTGATCAAAAACAACAAGgtttataaatctcaaattcaaaagcCGAGAACAATTAAACTTTTCAACTCAAACTGAACAGAGTTTACAAATAAATAGCCCATTAAGGGTATAATTCTCAAATAATGCCGTTAACCAAAACATTGCAGgtaaaagaattataaattttcaaaactgTCAATCAGAGATATAGTAAATCGTCAGATATGAGCATAAGTCTCCAAAGCATAGATAGACTAAGACCGAAATTTCATAGCTATGTTTCAATTATGCCGGATTTTCAGAATAATACAAGTTttcgaaataaaaaaatttaaataacttatagagtataatattctaataaaagaatatatccaaatatgtcattcaccAACAATTGAAAACCAGAGACGCGATCTCAAAGATGCAAAACCTACAAGGCAGGATAAAAAGTGTGCCTAAGATATACCCGgaaattaaaaacacataaatagtgcaattgaaagaaaatcaaaatcaaaatcaaaagtcaaagtaGAGATTAACAGATTCCagtgtatgtctccaaattcacttgtttatcctcggtgacagactcgaaccaaaataacaaaaatcttctatttacccttggtgacacgagactgaatatcaggtggccgttgattattcaccgaacggacacagTACGAAACTAcagtctcattttcccaaaattacttgtcgacaaggtcagggtttaaccccccactgacagtGTTGCATATCGTTCATTTGGTGACCAAAATATTTagatacaaaaaatatttacaaggtACAAATTCAGGAATCACCAAATTCTTCCGATTCCCAAGTCcgcagaaaataaattaaatttcaagatccCACTTTTGGGAGAATTTAAATATATGGAAATTAAAGATTAAGCaaacaaaacatttaaaattatttaaaatactaaaTTCTCCAAACTAAAGTAAGACAAATatacaactaaataaataatggacATAATTTAAGCAGATCATACCAACGTCTGGATTAAGTACACAGTTCAAAACATTTAATATAGTCATTTAAAAGAAATCACAATactagtataaataataaatcaataaccAAATCAGAGTGAAAGGTAATCATTTAATAAgacaataaagaataaaaacaaaaatatctaaacatacatattcaaaactaataatttcaatattaacaaaaataacacatattcaaaataaaataacaaaatactagacaattattttaccaaaaaaaataatttctcaaatactaaaaatacgGAGTTACATGtggattacttataatattcataGCAAAAATAGTTTTGTAGGCTAAGTTCAAATTTTTCGACATATCCATAATTTGAATATCAAGAATCACTGAAATAATAATGTAAAGTTTCCAAACATACCCAacataataattcaaataatatcagaaattttgcaattaaaacttTTCACAATAATAGGTGTGGATTACTTACATGCTACTCGTCAAAACTCCAACTCATCTGAACTCCAACTCAAACCTCATCAAAATCCTAGGGACATGAAACCAATTCTAAAGTTTCAATAAATACTCCTAAATGAAGTTCCAACATACATGAAATTCTCATCACAACCATTCAGAAAACAAGATTAGGAACAAAGAAATCCTCATCAAGTGTAACAAAATTTATCATCATAATCCAAGAGTTTCAAAAATACACTCCTTTGCTGGGATGTAGTAACGTAAGGCATGCATGTTTCTAAAGGTTCACTACCATGAAAAAGAACTTCAAATTGAACATGACTAACGAGAACCAAAGATCATGATTCCAAACTAATACAAGACTTGATGAcaatgaatatatacatatatgtgggTATAGACGGCaggacatgcatgcatgaagaaCTGAATTTCAAGGGATGCAAAGTCAACATATGGcttatataaatacacacaacCATGTTCAATAGCTAAGCTATAGATTAAGTATGAGATCAAAGGTTTACACAAGATTAACTATTGTGTCAAGCTTAGTGGATAAGTGATCAACATAAATATGCATTGGTTGAACACCCTTGGAACAAGAATACATCATAAAGCAAAGATATGGGATCAAAGAGAGAACAAACGATCAGCCCGACCTTGCAATGAAATGAACTCAAAGAGAGCGAGAGAAACTAGAGAGCTCACAGTGTTTCCCTTCGTCCATCCTGCCGAGGCACTAACTCCACCTCCGCAGGCCGGCTAACAAGTGAgaatgaagatggtgatgaagaagaagaagaccacaTGAGCAGCCAATTGTGAGTTCTAGTGAAAAAATCAAGATTTGGGAAGGTGCAGCAGCTCGATGGATCATGGAACGATGGTGGCAAGGATGGTAATCAAGAGGGAGAAGATGGCTTCTCAGCTCAACACTCAATAATAGCAAATTTAAGGCTTAATAAAGGGTTAACATGGGATTTAGAACTAAGATAAATTAGCTCCCCGGAATCCAGGCTTTGAGGCTTTTTACAAGCATATGAAGCCAAAGAAATTGGGATCCACcacaatataaaattcaaatgaaaaagtCTCACAACAATGCCCTAATGCTACAAAAACAAGGCTTAGTACAAACTTTTGCATGCAAGGAAGGCCAGGAATCCGGCTTGAAAAAAATGGCTTACAAatgaatggaaacaaaaaaGCTGGGGCCCACAGGCAGCTAAACTATCTCAATGAGTTTAAGATAGAAATTAACAATTGTTCGTAGATTTCATGTCTCATTCTAGAAGCATTAACTACAGAAGAACCAACAAATTATAACGAAGCAAAAGGTTGTCCAAATTGGGAAAGAGCAATGCAAGAAGAGATCGAAGCTTTAAATAAGAATGAGACATGGGAGTTAGCAGCCAAACCAGAAAAGTGTGTGCCAGTCACTTGCAAATGGGTTTACCGCTTCAAGAAAAGATCATATGGCACCATTGACAGGTTTAAAGCTAGCCTAGTTGCTTGTGGGTTATCTCAAAACTATAGACTGGATTATGAGAAAACATTCAACCCAGTAGTGAATTAGTGGCTGTAAGGTCACTTATTTCACTTGCTGAGTTTAAAGATTGGAAGTTGTAGCAACTTGATGTAAAGAATGCATTTCTTTATGGAGAGTTGGATCATGAAGAATTTATGGAGCAACCCTCAGGATTTGCATCCAAGTAGTTTCCAAACCATGTTTGCTGGTTGAAGAAAGCATTGAATGGTAAAGTTGCTCAatatctcatcttttgtggttTTAGAGTTTTCGATTCAGATTCtagtttaattataaaattagaatAAAGTGTGCATCTCCTAGTATtattatatgttgatgatatgataATTATGGGAGATAATGAGTCAAAAATCTCTAATTTGAGAAGTGAGCTTTCTGTTTGTTTTGAGATTAAAAATCTGGGGGAGATTGCCTTTTTTTCCTGGTTTGGAAGTGGAACAATTAGATCAAGGGTATTTTGTTTCTCAAACAAGCTATGCAAAGAATCTTTTGGAATGTTTTGGCATGAGAGAGTCAAAGGAGAAGGCTGCTCCAATAGAGCCAAATCTCAAGTTGAAGAAAGATGAAGGGAAGCTAATGCATGATGCGAGGAAGTTCAGACAACTGGTTGGAAGCTTAATTTATCTGACAGTTATGTGGCCAGAAATTTCGTATTCTATTGGTGTTGTTTCTCAGTTTATGCAAAATCCTAGAATTCCTGATTTATATGCTGCAAAAAGGATTTTGCAATATATAAAAGGAACTCTTGGTTAATTATGGTTTTCTATACATTAGGTGCAATGGTTTTTTGTTGAGTGGATTTACAGATGCAGACTAGGCTAGAGATACAAATGACCATCATTCAACTTCAAGTTATTGTTTTAATACTAGTTTAGTTGTAGTTTATTGTTTCAGTAAGAAGTAAGACATTACTGCTTTATCTAGCACTGAAGCTGAGTATGCGGCAGCAACCATGGCTACACAAGAGTGTATTTGGTTGAAGAGGATGATTAGGAACATTTTATGTGAAGGTGACTATGTAGTCCAAATCAAGTGTGATAATGAAAGTGCTATTAAACTTGCATCAAATCCAGTTTTCCATGCAAGAACGAAACATATGGAGGTGAGTTATCACTTTCTTCGAGAAAAAGTTgtaaaagaagaaattgaactATTTGGAGTTTGTACCAACGATCAAGTGGCTAATAAATTCAGTAAAGCTTTGGAGAAGCCCAAGTTTCAACTTTTTTGGGATGCTCTGGGAGTTGTAAGTCTGCAATTAGGGCAACTTACTAAATGTGGTAGTTGTTCTTTTATTCCTAGTCTTTTGTTTATCTAGTGGTTGTTTACAAGGTCAAACATATGTGATTtggtttgttattttattattatcaagaTAGATAAgttttttgttaatttgttattttgttttgattgcgTCAAATATGTGGTTACGTTGGGTTGTTAGTAGGTGGGAAGTGGAATTATTTAAATAAGGTTCTAATAAGTTTACG is a window from the Dioscorea cayenensis subsp. rotundata cultivar TDr96_F1 chromosome 2, TDr96_F1_v2_PseudoChromosome.rev07_lg8_w22 25.fasta, whole genome shotgun sequence genome containing:
- the LOC120274084 gene encoding uncharacterized mitochondrial protein AtMg00810-like produces the protein MVARMISCLILEALTTEEPTNYNEAKGCPNWERAMQEEIEALNKNETWELAAKPEKCVPVTCKWVYRFKKRSYGTIDRLKIWGRLPFFPGLEVEQLDQGYFVSQTSYAKNLLECFGMRESKEKAAPIEPNLKLKKDEGKLMHDARKFRQLVGSLIYLTVMWPEISYSIGVVSQFMQNPRIPDLYAAKRILQYIKGTLG